The stretch of DNA GTGGACCTCCTCAGGTTTGCCTCCAGCAACACCGACTTTGCCTTCAGCCTCTACAGGCAGTTGGCTTTGAAGAACCCCAATAAGAACGTTGTCTTCTCCCCGATGAGCATCTCCATGGCCTTGGCCTTCGTGTCCCTGGGGGCCGGGACACCACCCTGACAGAGATCCTCAGCGGCCTCAAGTTCAACCTCACGGAGACCTCTGAGGCAGAAATCCATCAGGGCTTCCAGTACCCTCCTGCGCCTTCAGCCAACCCGACATCCCGCTGCAGCTGAGCGTGGGCAATGCCATGTTCATTCAAAAGAACCTGGAGCTGCTGGACAAGTTCAGGGACGATGCCAAGGCGCTGTACGCCTCTGAGGCTTTCCTCCACCAACTTCCGGACGTCTGCCTCGGCCAAGAAGCTCATCAATGACTATGTGGAGGAGAAGACCCAGGGGAAAATTGTGGATTTGATGCAGAGCCTTGATTCAGGAACAGTGATGGTCCTTGTGAATTACATCTTCTTTAAAGGTGGGTGGCTGGCCCGGGGTTCGGAAGGAAAACAGAGTTTGTTTCTGAGCTGTCAGGGCTGTTGCTGTCCAAGCTCAGTGACCTGTGTTATTAGGAGAAACTGCTATTGAGGAGGGTGCCcttggcttgtgtgtgtgtgggggaggtggggggtggggagagggagcaggggcacCGTGGCCCCATCTTCTCCTGGGGTTCCCACATCAGCTGCTCATTCCAGGACTAACTGTGGGGGAGCCCGTTAATGCTTATCTGGGCCAGAGTGGCGCTTTTTATTCGGACTTAAACTTGCCCCTTCCAAATCGCTCCTGGGTGGGTTTAGGGGGCACAGAGGATCCCTGCAGGACGGGTGGCCATCGCCACAGGAAGCCAGCCTCCAAGGAGTCCGGCTGTGCCCAGTTCTGTGACTGTGCTGTCCTACAATCTAAAGGGGTGGACACGGTGTGGCCACCAGCCGGGAAGAGCCTTGGGGAGGGCACTGCCTGAGACAGGACCCCTTCCCAGTGGGTTGAGCGCCCAGCCCCATATATGGGAATGCAAGAAGTGCAAACCTTGTCCCATGAGTGTCAGAGGGGCAGAGTGTGAGCAGAGAGATTCCACCTCCTGGAGCCAGCAGTCCCCGTGGGGACAAAAACTCAACAGGAACACAGAGCACGATCACTGAGCCAGAGGGCAGTGAGGTGCCTGACACACGAGCTGTGGAGAGACACCAAGAGGGCCACGAGAGAGCCCCGTGCCAGGAGCTCCCGGCCGAGGCCTGGGCAAGCCCTCCGGGCCCGTTTTCATCATCAGCACATGATGACGCGGAACCAGGCTCCTCGGTCAAACAGAGCCAGGCTTGGCGTGTTAAGTTTGGTCTCTGAGTCTCCTCTGTTTtcctccctgccaccctgccgTATCCTGGGACTCTCTCCTTCAAAGTCTCCTACCCAGGGACACGGGCCAGCCCAGCTTcccccctttcctgcctccaACAACGGGGACTCGGGGACACGCAGGGGTGTAGAAAACAAAGGGGACCGTAGAAGTGGCTACGCATTTCCAAGGAAGCCCCAGATCTCTGATCTGGGGATAATCTCCGCAGGAACCTCCACCCGCCCTGGGGAGTAGGGGGCAGACCGGGCTCCTGTCCTCAGGTGGTCTTCGCCCTGCCCTCTGGGTTCCCCTTGTGCGGCTGCCTCAGCCTATTTTGCAAGCTCCAGGTGCACGCCGTCTTGCAGCGCCAGTGACAGACAGCTGGTTTGGCCTTGTAAGGGGTCAGGGGTTCCCATCTCTTCCCAGGCCCAGGCTGCCACGGCACCATCGTGCCCTCCCCCCTTCCCAAGGCCCGGGTTCTCTCCGGCCTTTCCTATGCCCAGATCCCTGCAGGTTTTTACTGAGCATGATTAACCGGGTCTTTGGCTCATGGCTCCCTTTCCGACCCTCCCCTGTGAGGCTTCCCCGCCTGCCCAGGTGCTTTTGCAAACCATCCCTACGAGGAGCTGTGGCCTGGCTGGTGGGGTGCGGACGGTCCTCACTGTCCTCGGAGCGGCGGGGGCATGGAGGCAGGGCAGCCCTCGCACTCACTGGGTTCTCCCACCACTCCCTCTGCCTCTAGCCAAGTGGATGACGCCCTTCAACCCCTACGCCACCATGGACTCCCAGTTCCACGTGAGCCCGAGGGAGCAGGTGATGGTGCCCATGATGAGCCTGAAGAACCTGCGCACGCCCTACTTCCGGGACGAGGAGCTCTCCTGCACGGTGGTGGGGCTGCGGTACACCAGCAATGACAGCATGCTCCTCGTCCTCCCGGACCAGGGCAAGATGGAGGAGGTGGAGGCCGCTGCTCCCCGAGACGCTGAGGAGGTGGACGGGCTCACTGCAGATGAGGTGCCTGTCCCCGGGACCCGGGGCCATCGGctgtccccacccttccccagccctgccctccccccatccccccatcccccgcccctcTCCGCTTAGGCCCGGCTGAGGTCCGGAGCGGGTGTGCGATGGTGGGGCAGGCGCCGTGCGTGCGGGATTGCCTCGCCCTTCGCTGCCCGTGTGGCTCTGGGCCTGGGTGGTTTGGCTTCTGTAAGATGATAACATCaggtggggcggggctgaggcTTCCTCGGACCCTAACACGCTCTCTCTCAGTCCCAGGGAGCCTCCACACGGCCCCCAACACACTCACGTGTTCTCTCCTTGTCTCGGCCTCCTGGGGGCCGAGGGGGCGGGCTGAAGTGTGATCGATCAGGGGCAGGGGTGAGACAGGCTCTGAGAGGCAGCTTTGCACTGGCTACTacagtcactcattcattcgttcattcagcATTTGTTGAATGGTTAatcaagcacctactgtgtgccaagcacacAGACCCTGAGGGTACATCAGCAAGTAAAACACAAAATCCCATGGCCTCGTGGAGCTTGCCTTATAATTGGGGAGAGAGACATTAGATAAACATAATACATAAAGTATTTGGTGTGCCAAAGGgtaagaaaggagaaggggagatAATAGGTTTAAGGTAAAAGGGTTAAGAAAACTGGACTGGAAGGCAGTGTGTGATTTGACATTGTAGGTAACATTTGAGTATCAGCATGGCAGAGGTGAGGCGCTCAGCCACGTGAGTGTGTTGgggaaaagcattccaggcagagggaacagccagtgcaaagccTCTAAGTCGGGAACAAGGCTCATGTGTTCGGGGATCAGAGAGACCCGAGTGGCTAGAGCGGGCTGAGTGACAGGGAGCATTGGTAGGTCAGGTCCCTGCTCCCACGGGACTCAGAGTCTCATGGAAGACACAAGTGTCCTTGTGTTTGGCAGCTGTAAGACGAGGCTTGCCGTGACAAGAGTCTTAGGGGGTAGAAACAGTGAGAGAGGGCAGGTTGGAGGCCAGAGCGATCACCTCTGGCCCCAAGAGCCCTGTGCCAGCCCtgcccagaagcagcagcagcagcagcagcctctgctctcaaggagctgGCTGGGGAGGCCAGCCGGGGgccttaggttacttccagctcTCGGAAGCCCTTCGGACCAGTCCCTTCATGCCCTTCTCCTAGCCCCCGTCCAACCTCTCCCTCTGTGCCCTCTGCATCATGGACgattcccttcttcttcccctgtAAGTTCACGCATCTGCCTCCCGCCTTCCGCTCACCCAGCTAGCTCCTTCTCCTGCTTTGGGACCCAGGCTTGCTATCACCTCCTGAGGGAGCCTTCCCGGTGCCCAGGGAGCCGGCTGCCCCAGCACGGCCGCCCGGCATGCCATGAGATCTCTGCTGGGTGACCGTGAGTCCCGCTGCACTGCACGCTTGCAGGGGAGGGCCAGCCAGGTGCatgccccgccccggccccagccccggcacTCGGCCTGGCACTCGGGCTGGCACTGCTGACACCAGTCGATAATAATGAATTCAGAAGAATAAGcacagggtggagagagggaggaagaaacccTTACTTCCAGCGAGAAGAGGGTGGTtggagggaggccagggaggaagaCCACACCgtgaggggagaggcaggtggaCGCCGGGGCAAGCAGAAGTTCAAATTCATTTTCCCACTTCTCTAGATCGATAGACCTCTCCCTGCCGAGGTTCTCCGTCTCCAGCAGCTACAACCTGGAGAAGACACTCCCCCAGCTGGGCATGAAGAAAGTCTTCACCAACACGCTGACCTGTCGGGGGTCACAGGGGCCAGGAACCTGCTGGTCACTCAGGTGAGCCTTCACAGCTTGGACAATGCGCCCTCCGTGTGGGAGCGGGATGGGGAGGGCCAGGCAGCGTCTGGGGACCCTCGACTTTGCATGCTCAGAGCTGTATTTCTCATTGGCCAGTCTCCCGCCCTGGGGCTCGGCGGAGCGCTGGAGCCCCGGGTTATAACGATACTGGGGGCTGGTCCCCGCAACCCTGCAGAATCCAGTGACAGAAGCTGGTCGGGGGAAGAGCCCGTGGTGGATCCCATCCCGGACTCTGCCCTTTACTGCCTCCGGGGCAAATAATTAAAGTCCTCTTCCCCTCAGTCTTATCATTGGCGACACGGGGTGGTGGGCTTTGGCTCATGCACCGCGCCCAGCAGAGCGGGTAGGAGGCAACAGGTAGCAACAATGGCTATAGGGCAACTGCGGTGCAGACACACTATGCCAAGCGGAGGAGACCGGGCACCCTGCACTGTGTTCCTAGAAGCAGAGCAGAGGAAAGCGGAGCGGCCGGGCAGCCCTCCGCTCTGTCCCTCCCGCCTAAAGAGCGGGTGTTCGGGAGGGGGCAGCACAGCCTCTGGGCTCAGACAGCGGGGAGCCCAGGCCAGGGCGCCCCTAGTCTCTACCCTGGCCCTGGCACGTCACTCACAACCACAAGCCTCAGTTTGCACGCCTGCACAGCGCACCTGTGCAAAACTAGCTGGCAGGGTTGTTGGGAGGGACAGACACACTGAATGAGGTGACCAGCATGGTGACAGGTCAGTAGTGGGTCCTCGGTAAGTGTCAGTCCCTGCAGAGGCACGCAGGCAGGCTGCTTCTCTCCCGCATGCCCTGCCGCTGGTGGGTAATGCCCTGCTGTCCTCACAGGTGGTCCACAAGACCCTGATCAACGTGGGGGAGAATGGCACGGAAGCAGCTGCCGCCACAGCAATCAGTTTTTCCACCACGTCCTTGAGATTCCCAGAGATCAGCGTGACCTTCAACAGGCCCTTCCTGTTAGGTATACTCTCCAAAGACACCCAGAGCCTCCTCTTCTTGGCCAAAGTCGTCAACCCCAAGGAAACCTAGTGCCCCTCTccaagctggggggggggggggggggcgcattcCCGCTGAGGGTGCCGGGGTCTCTGGGCACAGCCTGGCCCCGCCCGCTCATTCTTGGGAAAGTGCCAGGGACTCTACTCTGCCTGGTGGCTCCTACGCGCAAAGGAAGTCTGCGGACTCCGTCTGGGGGCTCTGAGGCTTTCCTGAGGCAATAAACTATCTTCCTTGGACTGGACGTGCTCCTTGTGCCTTTCTGCCCTGATCTGCCAGCCGGCCGTGCACAGGGCCGAGCCCCCAGATCTccctcctgggctctgccccactgcccagtcggggcccccccccccgccccccgcgccttCACCCTCAGCAGCCTGGCCAGGACCCAAAGGGGGACCTGCTGTGCAATTCCTACGTCCATGGGCTCTCTGGTCCCCAGGTCCAGGGTCACGTTTCCCTCCCCCAGGATCTGCCCATGTGCTGACCCTTGCAGGGGCTCCCCACCCTGAGCACGACTGACATGGTCCCTGGATCCCTTACTCCTGCCGCTGAGCTGGGCCTTCCGCCTTTGAGGATGCCCCCCTTCCGCCCTCCAGCACCCCCCagcctggggagaggggctgcttcccaggtccccagttcTGAGTGCTCCCCCTGGCAgaccccaccccccggccccgaCAACCAGGGTGAGGGCGTGGGAACGAATGAGCAGGAGACACACACCTGCAGTAAAAGTGATCACGCAGTCGCTCACTGCTCTGACGTGGCCCGAAAACACGTGGGTGATCTCGGGGGGTCACACCGGCACCAGCAAGAGACAGCGGTGACGAACGCACAGTCGAGGTCTTCCTGCCGGGCAAGCGCTGCGACCTCCGCCCCCCGTAACTCCTTCAGTCCTTGTGCCGACCCTGTGAGAGAGGAACCATATTACTAGTCTCATTTAGTAGGTGAGGACACTGGGGACCACGGGCTTGGTGATCCCCATCccccccaaggccacacagctggtagcTGACGCCAGCAGGGTGTCCTCCCAACCCGTCTGACGTCTCAGGAGCCCTCTAAACCACACAGCGGCTCTGCCCTTAAAGATGATCACAGTGATGGCCCTCGTGGGACCTACGGCCTGCAGGCAAGGTAGATGATGAAACAAAACCCTGGAAGCTGAGACTCGGAGAGCACCAAACTCAGACGgggaagtcagggaaggcttcctgaaggaggtgacTCCTGTCCTGCCATCAGAGGAAGAGTAGACGATGGTGAAGTCAACAGAGAGGAGAATGTTCTGGGTAGGAGAAAGAGTGATgggggcattttaaaaataatttaaagaaagattttattcacttatttttagagaggggaagggagggagaaagagagggagaaaaacatcagtgtgtggatgcctctcatgtgccctcctactggggacctgacccacagcccaggcacgtgccctgactgggaatcaaaccggcgaccctttggcttTCAGGccggcgttcaatccactgaaccacaccagccagggctgatggggGAATTTTCAAGAAAGCAGAAGAAGCTGGGCAGTTCCGGAGCAAGGACGGATGGTGGGGCTGACGAGAGGAAGGAGCGGGGAGGGAGCCGCCAGACCGCTGAGTGCCGGGCAGCTCAGGAAGGGCTCTGGCGGGGTCCCTTGGGGCCGCAGGCAGCCTTGCAGGAGTTTACACAGAGAGTCGCTGTGCGCAGATTTGCACACTAGAAAAAtgactctggctggtgtggaaGTGATTCGCGGCTGGGCATTCGAGGCGCTGCTGTAGGAACTGAGGCAAAAGCGGGTCCcagtgggagagggagatgggggacGATCGGAAGGCCATGAGGAGAGCCCGCGTGGCTGTGAGTGGAtatgggaagaaaggagaaacacCCGCATTCAGGTGAGGCTCCTGGTGGCGGCAAAGGGCTCCCTGAGGTAAGACACCAGGAGGGCAGCGTGTTGGGAGGAGAAGGTGGCATATTCAGATGTGGACACGCTCAAAACCCTGTGGTTCCCAGGAGACAGCCTCAGGTTCCACTGAGTGCAGGAGAAAAAGTCTGGGCTGGAGGGGGGCTGTCAGGAttcgcccccccgcccccggggatgGGCAGGTGAGCAGTGAGGGGGAGGAGGTCCCCTAAAATGAGTTCCACGGGGTGTGTAGAGGAGGACCACGGTCCACTGTGGGGTCGTCTAAGGAAGGGCCACTCACCGAGGGGGCGGGGAGAACCGCGGAGCGGTGTCGCCCCAGGACCAGGAGGAGAGTAACTAGGGGACGGGACTTTGGGGTAAACCGGCGAATGCATGGGCCCATGGGGTGCAGTGGTGGCTCCCAGTGTCAGGGTACTGTGTTGCAGTGCCCCTTAGTTGACTTCATAATGGCCCCAAGTGCAAGGGCGTTGACGTGGGCCATGTGGGGAGGCCCTGGAGAATCCACCAAGTCCTTCCTTTACGTGAAAAGGCCAAAGTTCTCAACGTGCGAAGAGAGAAAGTGGTATATATGCCGACGTTGCTGGGATGTCCAGTAAGAACGGGTGTTCGCCTGTGACCGTgcgaaggaggagaaagaagagcgGAGACTTCACGGTCACGCCTCCCACAGCAGACTCCGCGCCAGGGCCCTGGCGGCCCCCGCATCACGGGAGCAGGGAGGGCGAGGAGGGGCGGCGGGCTGGCGTGACAGAGAGACCGCGTCCACCTAACTTTTATTCGAGTGTGTCGTTACGCTCCTCCTGTGTTATTCTGGGTCACTGCGGTCGAGCACT from Phyllostomus discolor isolate MPI-MPIP mPhyDis1 chromosome 1, mPhyDis1.pri.v3, whole genome shotgun sequence encodes:
- the LOC114492128 gene encoding LOW QUALITY PROTEIN: alpha-1-antichymotrypsin-like (The sequence of the model RefSeq protein was modified relative to this genomic sequence to represent the inferred CDS: inserted 5 bases in 4 codons; deleted 1 base in 1 codon), encoding MSFLLALGLLVAGLCPAVHGLPGAVPEQKIVTQGGQSKETPVDLLRFASSNTDFAFSLYRQLALKNPNKNVVFSPMSISMALAFVSLGAXDTTLTEILSGLKFNLTETSEAEIHQGFQYXSCAFSQPDIPLQLSVGNAMFIQKNLELLDKFRDDAKALYASEAFSTNFRTSASAKKLINDYVEEKTQGKIVDLMQSLDSGTVMVLVNYIFFKAKWMTPFNPYATMDSQFHVSPREQVMVPMMSLKNLRTPYFRDEELSCTVVGLRYTSNDSMLLVLPDQGKMEEVEAXLLPETLRRWTGSLQMRSIDLSLPRFSVSSSYNLEKTLPQLGMKKVFTNXADLSGVTGARNLLVTQVVHKTLINVGENGTEAAAATAISFSTTSLRFPEISVTFNRPFLLGILSKDTQSLLFLAKVVNPKET